In Microbacterium lushaniae, the following are encoded in one genomic region:
- a CDS encoding phosphatidate cytidylyltransferase: MTDPSGPESASTSDAPLSRREAARARRAQSAADAGAGFQTHIRAARTEFESQVAHARAEFEEANARIAQRTGRNLLLAILIGLAAGAAVLGSLLFFKWIFLIFAVTAISLGIFEFGRALQASGRRVDLVPQLLAGALLLLSGAFTSLWLHWVAVIAAVVLVVVWRLLGQMFARDGRSYGDVLSDVLIGGFIQLYVPFMGSLAMVLLSQPDGEWWVLAFLIVTVAADTGAYFSGLTFGRGGRHLMAPRISPKKTWEGFAGAAVAALAAGVLLALFMLHLPWWAGLIFGAVILGTATAGDLGESMIKRDLGIKDMSSWLPGHGGVLDRLDSILPSATGALALFYLLSPLVVT, encoded by the coding sequence ATGACCGACCCCTCCGGCCCGGAAAGCGCGTCGACTTCGGACGCGCCGCTCTCCCGACGCGAAGCGGCTCGTGCGCGCCGTGCGCAGAGCGCCGCTGACGCCGGAGCCGGCTTCCAGACGCACATCCGCGCCGCACGCACGGAGTTCGAGAGCCAGGTCGCGCACGCGCGCGCGGAGTTCGAAGAGGCCAATGCGCGGATCGCCCAGCGCACGGGACGCAACCTGCTGCTGGCCATCCTCATCGGGCTGGCCGCCGGCGCCGCGGTGCTGGGCTCGCTGCTGTTCTTCAAATGGATCTTCCTGATCTTCGCCGTCACCGCGATATCGCTCGGGATCTTCGAGTTCGGCCGGGCGCTGCAGGCATCGGGACGGCGAGTCGACCTCGTCCCGCAGCTGCTGGCGGGTGCCCTCCTGCTGCTCTCGGGGGCGTTCACGAGCCTGTGGCTGCACTGGGTCGCCGTGATCGCGGCGGTCGTGCTCGTGGTGGTGTGGCGCCTCCTCGGCCAGATGTTCGCGCGCGACGGCCGCTCGTACGGCGATGTGCTCTCCGATGTCCTGATCGGGGGGTTCATCCAGCTGTACGTGCCCTTCATGGGGAGCCTCGCGATGGTGCTCCTCAGTCAGCCAGACGGGGAGTGGTGGGTGCTCGCCTTCCTCATCGTGACGGTCGCCGCCGACACGGGGGCCTACTTCTCCGGCCTGACCTTCGGTCGCGGCGGGCGTCATCTGATGGCCCCGCGGATCAGCCCGAAGAAGACGTGGGAGGGCTTCGCCGGCGCCGCCGTCGCCGCGCTGGCGGCCGGTGTGCTGCTCGCGCTGTTCATGCTGCACCTGCCGTGGTGGGCGGGTCTCATCTTCGGCGCCGTCATCCTCGGCACCGCCACCGCGGGCGACCTGGGCGAGTCCATGATCAAGCGAGATCTGGGCATCAAGGACATGAGTTCGTGGCTGCCCGGACACGGCGGCGTGCTCGACCGGCTGGATTCGATCCTGCCGTCCGCCACGGGCGCGCTGGCGCTGTTCTACCTGCTGAGCCCCCTGGTGGTGACATGA